The Vicia villosa cultivar HV-30 ecotype Madison, WI linkage group LG1, Vvil1.0, whole genome shotgun sequence genome includes a region encoding these proteins:
- the LOC131602920 gene encoding uncharacterized protein LOC131602920, with protein MIHIHMESLKLGVGNGKVNIVAEDDSIDGMQCIDHPYRNNPGGICAFCLQEKLGKLVSSSFPLPIHASSSSSSSPSFRSNVAPSSSSTSTTRHCASSSSSVIHTISTTAATAVAVASSSSLSLTVCPTKNESTSKQFQHEYYRKTRIPFLLAKKKKKKNTVVSASGSGSGSGSVTSNNIILKRSKSTATPRRGSSNSLVDADDEYFSPRKRNGFWSFLYLSSKSSKNLSSKSFKDGNNNATATTTAAKLKEKCCSGSSLGRKNDIVIVEEEENSPNRNNTGSSIERKVSRSRSVGCGSRSFSGDFFERISTGFGDCTLRRVESQREGKSKVVSGSTGITSVNPNENHHHHHCMKERVLRRCGGIFSGFMMTSSSSSNSSNSSYWVSSNSADDTVNSTVNGGGKQGSVSISQNNNRGGKSWSWAFASPMRAFGSKSSSKESHHSKRDIIRDANDKINATPNLSAMPSLLAAR; from the coding sequence ATGATTCACATCCACATGGAATCTCTCAAGTTAGGAGTTGGTAATGGAAAAGTTAACATCGTTGCTGAAGATGACTCCATTGATGGAATGCAATGCATTGATCATCCTTACAGAAACAACCCTGGTGGGATCTGTGCTTTCTGTCTTCAAGAGAAGCTTGGTAAACTTGTTTCTTCGTCTTTTCCTCTTCCTATTCACGCCTCTtcgtcttcctcttcttctccttctttcagATCCAATGttgctccttcttcttcttccacttcCACTACTCGTCATTGtgcttcttcttcctcctccGTTATTCACACCATTTCTACAACAGCAGCAACTGCTGTCGCTGTAGCTTCGTCTTCTTCTCTATCTCTCACTGTTTGTCCAACAAAAAATGAGAGTACTAGTAAACAGTTTCAACATGAATACTATAGAAAAACTCGTATCCCTTTTCTTTTAgccaagaaaaagaagaagaaaaacactGTTGTTTCTGCTTCTGGTTCTGGTTCGGGTTCAGGATCTGTTACATCTAATAATATTATTCTGAAACGTAGCAAATCAACTGCTACGCCAAGAAGAGGTAGTAGCAACTCTTTGGTTGATGCAGATGATGAATATTTTAGTCCTAGAAAAAGAAATGGGTTTTGGTCATTTCTATATCtttcttcaaaatcttcaaaGAATCTGAGTTCAAAGAGTTTTAAAGATGGAAACAACAATGCTACTGCCACTACCACTGCAGCAAAACTCAAGGAAAAATGTTGTTCAGGTTCTTCTTTAGGAAGAAAGAACGACATTGttattgttgaagaagaagaaaacagtcCTAACAGAAACAACACAGGTTCTTCTATTGAGCGGAAAGTTTCAAGATCTAGATCTGTTGGCTGTGGAAGCAGAAGCTTCTCTGGTGATTTCTTCGAGAGAATCTCGACTGGGTTTGGAGACTGTACTCTCAGAAGAGTTGAATCACAACGTGAAGGTAAATCAAAGGTGGTTTCTGGTTCAACTGGTATCACTTCTGTGAACCCTAATGAAAACCACCATCACCACCATTGCATGAAAGAGAGAGTACTTCGACGTTGTGGAGGTATATTCAGTGGATTCATGAtgacttcatcttcttcttccaactcatctaacTCATCTTATTGGGTTTCTTCAAATTCTGCTGATGATACTGTGAATAGTACTGTGAATGGTGGTGGAAAACAAGGTTCTGTGTCGATTTCTCAGAATAATAACCGCGGTGGAAAGAGTTGGAGTTGGGCTTTTGCTAGTCCAATGAGAGCTTTTGGTAGCAAAAGTTCTTCTAAAGAGAGTCATCATAGTAAAAGAGATATCATTAGAGATGCTAATGATAAGATTAATGCTACTCCAAATTTATCTGCTATGCCATCTTTACTTGCTGCTAGGTGA